A part of Acidobacteriota bacterium genomic DNA contains:
- a CDS encoding site-specific integrase, translating to MISITTAEMRAFVAERQREEKDDDGKVTKRAASNAEINRELAALRRAFRLAVRAGRLIQCPHVPMLRENNTRRGFLEADQVTAICAALPEPLRPIVKFAYATGWRTASEVLPLEWRNVDWVGRCVRLDPGTTKNGEGRSFPFTTDIEKILKDQLAIHETLKKADKVVPFVFHRDGEQILTFRTAWKNACKDAGCPGKLIHDMRRSAVRTFERAGVPRSVAMSIVGHKTESIYRRYAIVDEAMQREAAARLDAWVAGPSPARSTAKITTLRAGSRSRGLSVRPRHDL from the coding sequence ATGATCTCGATCACGACCGCCGAGATGCGCGCCTTCGTTGCCGAACGGCAGCGCGAGGAGAAGGACGACGACGGCAAGGTGACGAAGCGGGCAGCCTCGAACGCCGAGATCAACCGCGAACTCGCCGCCCTGCGTCGAGCCTTCCGATTGGCGGTGCGGGCTGGCCGGCTAATCCAGTGTCCGCACGTCCCGATGCTCCGCGAGAACAACACCCGACGCGGGTTTCTGGAAGCCGACCAGGTCACGGCCATCTGTGCAGCACTACCGGAACCGCTTCGGCCCATCGTCAAGTTCGCCTACGCAACGGGCTGGCGCACCGCATCCGAGGTGCTGCCGCTCGAATGGCGGAACGTCGATTGGGTCGGCCGCTGTGTCCGGCTGGATCCCGGCACGACGAAAAACGGTGAGGGCCGGTCGTTTCCGTTCACAACCGACATCGAGAAGATCCTCAAGGATCAACTCGCGATTCACGAGACCCTGAAGAAGGCCGACAAGGTCGTGCCGTTCGTCTTCCATCGGGACGGCGAACAGATCCTGACCTTCCGCACGGCATGGAAGAATGCCTGCAAGGACGCCGGCTGTCCGGGCAAGCTGATTCACGACATGCGTCGGTCGGCCGTGCGGACCTTCGAGCGGGCAGGCGTGCCTCGCTCAGTCGCCATGTCGATCGTCGGCCACAAAACCGAATCGATCTATCGGCGCTACGCCATCGTCGATGAAGCGATGCAGCGGGAAGCGGCTGCTCGTCTCGATGCGTGGGTGGCTGGACCTTCGCCAGCGCGATCGACGGCCAAGATTACGACTCTTCGGGCGGGCAGTCGGAGCCGGGGGCTTTCAGTGAGGCCTCGCCATGACCTATAG
- a CDS encoding thioredoxin domain-containing protein, which yields MSNRLARERSPYLLQHAHNPVDWYPWGNEAFERARKEDKPIFLSIGYSTCHWCHVMERESFEDEAVAKLLNEHFVAIKVDREERPDVDRVYMMFVQATTGAGGWPLSVWLTPDLKPFFGGTYFPPESKWGRPGFVDVLEQLARAWQTERLEVVTSAQNVLDRLRQATGADDAAPDSAPVAGREALDAGIASFAQSFDARHGGFGGAPKFPRPSELLFLLRAGAFTGERRAWTMALDTLRAMADGGIRDHIGGGFHRYSVDAEWRVPHFEKMLYDQAQLVLAYLDGAQASGDAFYASVAEDTLDYVARDLTSPEGAFYSAEDADSLSPQAVGGSAGRGAIVLTDAALHAPPAEKREGAFYVWTAGEIQRLLAAEDAAIVSRRFGVEPGGNALADPQGEFEGQNIPYVAQSIEDVAVRAGVPVERATAALAHARQVLFDARATRPRPHLDDKIITAWNGLAIAAFARAARTLVDSPRRDEWRARAETAAAWIREHLWRQADRRLLRRYRDGEAAVDAFAEDYAYLVWGLLELFQATGRAAWLEWAIELTATETSLFLDTRDGGWFSTTGQDASVLLRLKEDYDGAEPSAQSATVQNLLALGHLVGDAAYIDRARRTLERYGPEIGRVVRVMPMMVSNLVLWHSPATQAVLVASHDGSDGLRPLEQVAARYYVPASIVIPVSDAAEQAALGRRLPWLAAMQPVDGRAAAYVCHDFTCRAPVTDPAELDRQVREIAAPHRIV from the coding sequence ATGTCGAATCGTCTCGCCCGCGAACGCAGCCCGTACCTGCTCCAGCACGCACACAACCCGGTCGACTGGTATCCGTGGGGAAACGAGGCGTTCGAACGCGCCCGCAAGGAGGACAAGCCGATCTTCCTGTCGATCGGCTACTCGACCTGCCACTGGTGCCACGTGATGGAGCGCGAGTCGTTCGAAGACGAGGCGGTCGCGAAGCTGCTGAACGAGCACTTCGTCGCGATCAAAGTCGATCGAGAGGAGCGGCCGGACGTCGATCGCGTCTACATGATGTTCGTGCAGGCGACGACGGGCGCCGGCGGCTGGCCGTTGAGCGTCTGGCTGACGCCGGACCTGAAACCGTTCTTCGGCGGCACCTACTTTCCGCCGGAGTCGAAGTGGGGCCGGCCGGGATTCGTCGACGTGCTCGAGCAACTGGCGCGGGCTTGGCAGACGGAACGGCTCGAAGTCGTGACGTCGGCGCAGAACGTTCTGGACCGGCTGCGGCAGGCGACGGGCGCGGACGATGCGGCGCCGGATTCGGCGCCCGTGGCGGGACGGGAAGCGCTGGACGCCGGGATCGCGAGCTTCGCGCAGAGCTTCGACGCCCGGCACGGCGGCTTCGGCGGTGCGCCGAAGTTCCCTCGCCCGTCCGAGCTGCTGTTCCTGCTGCGCGCCGGAGCGTTCACGGGGGAGCGCCGCGCGTGGACGATGGCGCTCGACACGCTGAGAGCGATGGCGGACGGCGGCATCCGCGATCACATCGGCGGCGGGTTCCATCGGTACTCCGTCGACGCCGAGTGGCGCGTCCCGCACTTCGAGAAGATGCTGTACGACCAGGCGCAGCTCGTGCTGGCGTACCTCGACGGCGCGCAGGCGAGCGGCGACGCGTTCTACGCGTCGGTCGCCGAGGATACGCTCGACTACGTCGCGCGCGACCTCACGTCGCCGGAAGGCGCGTTCTACTCGGCCGAGGATGCGGATTCGCTCAGCCCGCAGGCCGTGGGCGGGTCAGCCGGCCGCGGAGCGATCGTGCTCACCGACGCCGCGCTTCACGCGCCGCCGGCCGAGAAGCGCGAAGGGGCGTTCTACGTCTGGACAGCCGGCGAGATCCAGCGCCTGCTCGCCGCCGAGGACGCGGCCATCGTCAGCCGGCGGTTCGGCGTCGAGCCGGGCGGCAACGCGCTGGCCGATCCGCAGGGCGAGTTCGAGGGTCAGAACATCCCGTACGTCGCGCAGTCGATCGAGGATGTCGCCGTTCGGGCCGGCGTGCCGGTCGAGCGCGCGACGGCCGCGCTCGCGCACGCGCGGCAGGTGCTGTTCGATGCCCGCGCGACGCGGCCGCGCCCGCATCTCGACGACAAGATCATCACGGCCTGGAACGGGCTGGCGATCGCGGCGTTCGCGCGGGCCGCGCGTACGCTCGTCGACAGCCCGCGACGCGATGAATGGCGCGCGCGCGCCGAGACGGCGGCCGCGTGGATTCGAGAGCACCTCTGGCGCCAGGCCGACCGGCGGCTGCTGCGGCGGTATCGCGACGGCGAGGCGGCCGTCGATGCCTTTGCCGAGGACTACGCGTACCTCGTGTGGGGCCTGCTCGAGCTGTTCCAGGCGACCGGCCGCGCCGCGTGGCTCGAGTGGGCGATCGAGCTGACCGCGACCGAGACGTCGCTCTTTCTCGATACGCGCGACGGCGGCTGGTTCAGCACGACGGGGCAGGATGCATCGGTGCTGCTGCGGCTGAAAGAGGACTACGACGGGGCGGAGCCGTCCGCGCAGTCGGCGACCGTCCAGAACCTGCTCGCGCTCGGGCACCTCGTGGGCGACGCGGCGTACATCGATCGCGCGCGGCGCACGCTCGAGCGTTACGGCCCCGAGATCGGGCGTGTCGTGCGGGTGATGCCGATGATGGTGTCGAACCTCGTGCTCTGGCATTCACCCGCGACGCAGGCCGTGCTCGTCGCGAGCCACGACGGATCGGACGGCCTGCGGCCGCTCGAGCAGGTCGCCGCCCGGTACTACGTGCCTGCGTCGATCGTGATCCCGGTGTCGGATGCGGCGGAGCAGGCCGCGCTCGGCCGTCGGCTGCCGTGGCTCGCGGCGATGCAGCCGGTCGACGGCCGTGCGGCCGCGTACGTCTGCCACGACTTCACGTGCCGCGCGCCGGTGACCGATCCGGCGGAGCTCGATCGGCAGGTGCGCGAGATTGCCGCGCCGCACCGGATCGTGTGA
- a CDS encoding ABC transporter permease, producing the protein MEVELDRELAYHIERRAAELVSSGMDANDARRRAAIELGGVAQAQERVRDTWTWRSVDALTRDVRQAVRSLRKSRGFTLGAGIILTLGIGVNTALFSVVHAVLLEPLAYPQADRLVAMETVWTNTGERRPEVSGPDFLDWQAERGVFDLLAHASGEDDMSTTVNARGGFGNLRHVSADFFGVFNLPPAAGRLLSSQDAFGVRPRNALLPVVVGYEWATTHFGSASDAIGETFLLYRAPVEIVGVAARGFQYPDATNIWIPASPTNRTDRSAASYVAVGRLRADLNVTSAQAALRVVADRLAAEHAENRFKNVAVVPLQEKLTGNVQRTLWMLMAAVTLILLIGCANIANLLLARSATRAREFALRAALGAGRTQIVRQLLTESSVLAGAATAAGVLLAYVLVHGLIAWAPIELPRLDEVRIDGTVLLFALATSAAAVTVFSVAPALKASKLDVTETLKSSGAKGAVSGSGTWLRSVLVVVEVALSVLLLAGAGLLVRSFQKLNAQDLGFTIDGVVSAYTQYALDETRTRPVRTAFYRDLLPRVRALPGVVAAAGVSRQPLAPEDSPPGELFVEGRPSGSPGERLWAFSSSISTEYYNTLDIPLRAGRDFNDADTAATPRVVIVNEALARAAFRDESAIGRRISSNVNGPWLEIVGVAADTRWRDPSSPAQPEYYNASSQGVGGSLTILARTAADEGVTARGLLLLLQEVDPSIPVRTEALRESLGANLAYPRFRTLLVSAFGGLGLLLASVGVFSVLAYLVGQRTRELAVRRAVGASSGDIVRLVLVQGARLVGAGLLFGVGAALAGGGVVTGFLYQTSPWDAATYGAVVTVLACAGTLAMVVPAIRAATIDPLTALRHD; encoded by the coding sequence ATGGAAGTCGAGTTGGATCGCGAACTGGCCTACCACATTGAACGCCGCGCCGCGGAGCTCGTGAGCAGCGGCATGGATGCCAACGACGCGAGGCGCCGTGCCGCTATCGAGCTCGGGGGCGTTGCCCAGGCGCAGGAGCGCGTCCGAGATACATGGACGTGGCGCTCGGTCGACGCACTTACGCGCGACGTACGCCAAGCGGTCCGCAGCCTTCGCAAGAGCCGGGGGTTCACGCTCGGCGCCGGCATCATTCTCACCCTCGGGATCGGCGTGAACACGGCCCTTTTCTCAGTCGTTCACGCCGTGCTGCTCGAGCCGCTCGCCTACCCTCAGGCCGACCGCCTCGTCGCGATGGAAACCGTGTGGACCAACACCGGGGAGCGGAGACCTGAGGTCTCTGGCCCCGACTTCCTGGACTGGCAAGCCGAGCGCGGAGTCTTTGACCTACTCGCTCACGCGAGCGGCGAGGACGACATGTCGACGACCGTCAATGCGCGCGGCGGATTCGGCAACCTTCGTCACGTGTCTGCCGACTTCTTCGGCGTGTTCAACCTTCCTCCTGCGGCGGGGCGGCTGTTGTCATCGCAGGATGCTTTCGGCGTTCGCCCGCGAAACGCGCTCTTGCCCGTCGTCGTCGGATACGAATGGGCGACGACGCACTTCGGCAGCGCCAGCGATGCCATTGGTGAGACGTTCCTACTCTACCGCGCCCCCGTCGAGATCGTTGGCGTGGCCGCGCGTGGCTTTCAGTACCCTGACGCCACCAACATCTGGATACCCGCGAGCCCGACGAATAGAACAGACCGCAGCGCGGCGTCCTACGTCGCCGTCGGCCGGCTCAGGGCGGACCTCAACGTGACCTCGGCGCAGGCAGCACTGCGTGTGGTGGCTGACCGCTTGGCGGCGGAACATGCAGAGAACCGCTTCAAGAACGTCGCGGTCGTGCCGCTCCAGGAGAAGCTGACGGGCAACGTTCAGCGGACGTTGTGGATGCTCATGGCAGCCGTGACGCTAATCCTGCTGATTGGCTGCGCCAACATCGCGAACCTGCTGCTCGCTCGCTCGGCGACCCGCGCACGCGAGTTCGCGCTCCGTGCCGCGCTCGGCGCCGGCCGCACCCAAATCGTCCGACAACTCCTGACCGAGAGCAGCGTGTTGGCCGGAGCCGCGACAGCCGCTGGCGTCCTCTTGGCGTACGTGCTCGTGCACGGTCTGATCGCGTGGGCCCCCATCGAGTTGCCTCGCCTGGACGAAGTGCGGATCGACGGCACGGTGCTCCTCTTCGCGCTCGCCACGTCAGCAGCGGCCGTGACGGTCTTCAGCGTCGCACCGGCACTGAAGGCATCGAAACTCGATGTGACAGAGACGCTCAAATCTAGTGGAGCAAAAGGTGCCGTATCGGGTTCTGGCACCTGGCTACGCTCCGTGCTAGTCGTCGTAGAGGTTGCCCTCTCCGTTCTGTTGCTCGCCGGCGCGGGCTTGCTCGTACGCTCCTTTCAGAAGCTCAACGCACAAGACCTCGGTTTCACGATTGACGGCGTGGTTTCCGCGTACACGCAGTATGCGCTCGACGAGACGCGCACGCGTCCGGTTCGGACGGCGTTCTACCGCGACTTGTTACCGCGCGTTCGCGCGCTCCCGGGCGTCGTGGCAGCGGCAGGTGTTTCGCGGCAACCGCTGGCCCCCGAGGACAGTCCACCAGGCGAGTTGTTCGTCGAAGGCCGGCCCTCAGGTTCACCCGGCGAACGGTTGTGGGCGTTCTCGTCATCGATCTCGACCGAGTACTACAACACCCTCGACATTCCGCTGCGCGCAGGACGCGACTTCAATGACGCCGACACCGCTGCCACACCCCGCGTGGTCATCGTCAACGAGGCGCTTGCACGAGCGGCATTTCGCGACGAATCCGCCATAGGCCGGCGCATCAGCTCCAACGTCAATGGTCCGTGGCTCGAGATTGTCGGTGTCGCGGCCGACACTCGGTGGCGAGACCCGAGCTCGCCTGCCCAGCCCGAGTACTACAACGCATCGAGCCAAGGCGTCGGTGGATCATTGACGATTCTTGCGAGAACCGCCGCTGATGAGGGTGTGACGGCCCGTGGATTGCTGTTGCTACTCCAAGAGGTCGATCCGAGTATTCCCGTGCGAACCGAGGCGCTGCGCGAATCGTTGGGCGCGAACTTGGCGTATCCGCGGTTTCGGACACTGCTCGTCAGTGCGTTCGGCGGTCTGGGGCTGTTGCTCGCCTCCGTGGGCGTCTTCAGCGTGCTGGCCTACCTCGTGGGACAGCGGACGCGCGAGCTTGCCGTGCGTCGGGCGGTCGGCGCATCATCCGGGGACATCGTGCGTCTCGTCCTCGTGCAAGGCGCGCGACTCGTGGGTGCAGGACTCCTGTTCGGCGTTGGGGCTGCACTCGCCGGTGGCGGCGTGGTCACAGGCTTTCTGTACCAGACGAGTCCGTGGGATGCGGCGACGTATGGTGCGGTAGTCACGGTTCTCGCGTGTGCAGGGACCCTAGCGATGGTCGTACCAGCGATCCGCGCAGCGACGATAGATCCCTTGACGGCCCTTCGACACGATTAG
- a CDS encoding phosphotransferase: MNQVNSSELQSRFAERVLVWRIRVESVSHTPSSIIAFGRRDEQPVVPKVVKGPGDEWLSGRVVDAFASRGVVQALEHIDGAVLLERLLPGKPLANGTIPDAEATAIIGDVIDRMSPGPPPSTVPTVELWGKGFERHLRNGTPAIPRSLVEAAHRPYMEMCASQQATRLLHGDLHHQHVLLDAERGWLAIDPKGVVGELAYEVGASLRNPCEQPELFATPARILERVDCFERVLRLDRRRILAWTFAQAVLAAIWELEDDGAFSAGAGWISLASAIRSML, encoded by the coding sequence ATGAACCAGGTCAACTCGAGCGAACTGCAATCGCGCTTCGCTGAACGAGTCCTCGTGTGGCGTATTCGTGTCGAAAGCGTTAGCCACACACCGAGTTCCATCATCGCCTTCGGCCGTCGCGACGAGCAACCAGTCGTGCCGAAAGTCGTCAAAGGCCCAGGTGATGAGTGGCTATCGGGACGAGTAGTTGACGCCTTCGCAAGTCGGGGTGTAGTTCAGGCGCTGGAGCATATTGATGGAGCGGTGCTGCTGGAACGACTGCTGCCTGGGAAGCCCCTCGCGAACGGGACAATTCCTGACGCCGAAGCGACCGCGATCATAGGGGATGTAATTGACCGGATGTCTCCAGGTCCACCACCGAGCACCGTGCCCACCGTTGAATTGTGGGGGAAAGGCTTCGAGCGGCATCTGCGCAATGGGACTCCGGCGATTCCCAGGTCGCTCGTTGAGGCCGCGCACAGACCCTACATGGAGATGTGTGCGTCGCAGCAGGCCACTCGGCTGCTTCATGGCGACCTTCACCATCAACACGTCCTTCTGGACGCGGAGCGGGGATGGCTAGCGATCGATCCAAAGGGTGTCGTGGGCGAACTTGCGTATGAAGTGGGAGCTTCGCTGCGGAACCCGTGTGAGCAACCCGAGCTCTTTGCGACACCTGCCAGAATTCTGGAGCGGGTCGATTGCTTCGAACGCGTGTTGCGTCTGGACAGGCGGCGTATTCTCGCATGGACGTTCGCTCAGGCCGTTCTCGCGGCCATTTGGGAGTTGGAGGACGACGGCGCTTTCAGCGCAGGAGCGGGTTGGATCTCGCTTGCGAGTGCAATCCGTTCAATGCTGTAA
- a CDS encoding MerR family transcriptional regulator, which produces MSATRSVFRVGEFAKLAGVTVRALHHYDRVGLLRPRRGAGGYRVYTARDLEMLEQIVVLKFVGIPLRQIAGLLRAGSRSLAGTLRAQRGTLESKRQLLDRAIAAIGDLEAAVAAGADAGPQMFKRIIEVIDMQNDATKWKQEYDALVSKKMDRLRALSPDALSELRSQWNALVTEIKGALTEDPAGGRAQTFADRWTALLGKLMGQTVDEKMLASHQTREWDSRMASFVDKQVWDFMSRVFAARG; this is translated from the coding sequence ATGTCAGCAACACGGTCGGTGTTCCGCGTTGGTGAGTTCGCCAAGCTCGCGGGAGTAACTGTGCGCGCCCTGCATCACTACGACAGGGTCGGCCTGCTTCGCCCCAGGAGGGGTGCAGGAGGCTACCGCGTGTATACAGCCCGAGACTTGGAGATGCTCGAGCAAATCGTTGTGCTCAAGTTCGTGGGGATTCCGCTTCGCCAAATCGCCGGACTGCTTCGCGCAGGTTCGAGATCTCTGGCTGGCACCTTGCGAGCCCAACGCGGCACACTTGAGAGCAAACGCCAACTTCTTGACCGCGCAATTGCTGCCATCGGAGACCTTGAGGCCGCTGTTGCGGCCGGCGCTGATGCTGGGCCGCAGATGTTCAAGCGAATCATCGAGGTGATCGACATGCAGAATGACGCAACCAAGTGGAAGCAAGAATACGATGCACTCGTTTCAAAGAAGATGGACCGCCTGCGCGCGCTCTCCCCTGACGCACTCTCCGAATTGCGCTCTCAGTGGAATGCATTGGTGACCGAGATTAAGGGCGCACTGACCGAAGACCCTGCCGGAGGTAGGGCGCAGACCTTTGCTGACCGCTGGACCGCCCTGCTCGGCAAACTCATGGGGCAGACAGTTGACGAGAAGATGCTCGCCTCGCACCAGACGCGCGAATGGGACTCGCGCATGGCGTCGTTCGTGGACAAGCAGGTCTGGGACTTCATGTCGCGAGTGTTTGCAGCTCGCGGCTGA
- a CDS encoding PadR family transcriptional regulator — protein sequence MPPARFPIPQGTLDMLILQILSLDPAHGYAIAQRLQQISRDTIQVNQGSLYPALHRLEQRRWLESEWRPSETGRAAKFYALTRAGRKQLAVERASWQRLTGAVDLIFTEGR from the coding sequence ATGCCACCGGCACGGTTCCCAATTCCCCAAGGCACGCTCGACATGCTGATCCTGCAGATTCTGTCCCTCGACCCGGCGCACGGCTATGCGATCGCCCAGCGGTTGCAGCAGATCTCTCGCGACACGATTCAGGTGAATCAGGGCTCGCTCTACCCTGCTCTGCATCGGCTCGAGCAACGCCGCTGGCTCGAGTCGGAGTGGCGCCCGTCGGAAACCGGCCGGGCGGCGAAGTTCTACGCGCTGACCCGCGCCGGACGAAAGCAACTTGCGGTGGAAAGAGCGAGTTGGCAGCGTCTAACAGGGGCAGTTGACCTGATTTTCACCGAAGGACGGTAG
- a CDS encoding GNAT family N-acetyltransferase, whose amino-acid sequence MKPRSGSSSGGSTILLLRDSQSSSTTAHIGRSSGRANPAPSPNGSGEAERMDIRPGDFDDDRVKALLRRHLEDMHANSPAGHVFALDWSGLQMQDITFYAMWEGEELLGVGALKELDARAGEIKSMRTANAHLRRGVASRILEHIIAEAGRRGYARLSLETGSGASFEPALALYRKRGFVNGSAFGDYEPSEFNQFLHLDLGSAPAIPRIRRAVADDAPGIVAVLEAVASERVHSAIDRVWTVEEERRYLDSLSPRETIHVAVDETGHIVGLQILDRWSSSLSSMAHVGQVGTFLLQPWRRRGVGRLLWNATRAFARDSGYSKLVIQVRASNAAARAFYETLGFREGGRLTRQVIIDGVEDDELLMELFV is encoded by the coding sequence TTGAAGCCAAGGTCGGGATCGAGCAGTGGCGGCTCCACCATCCTTCTCCTGCGAGACTCTCAGAGTTCATCGACGACGGCTCACATTGGGCGATCGAGCGGAAGGGCGAATCCGGCTCCAAGCCCGAATGGCTCCGGCGAGGCGGAGCGAATGGACATCAGACCTGGCGACTTCGACGACGATCGCGTGAAGGCGCTGCTCAGGCGCCATCTCGAAGACATGCACGCTAACTCTCCCGCCGGCCATGTGTTCGCGCTCGACTGGTCTGGCTTGCAGATGCAGGACATCACCTTCTACGCAATGTGGGAGGGCGAAGAGTTGTTGGGTGTCGGCGCGCTCAAGGAGCTCGACGCGAGAGCCGGGGAGATCAAATCCATGCGCACGGCCAACGCCCATCTGAGAAGAGGCGTGGCGAGCAGGATCCTCGAGCACATCATCGCTGAGGCCGGCAGACGCGGCTATGCGCGGCTGTCGTTGGAAACGGGTTCGGGGGCTTCGTTCGAGCCGGCGCTGGCGCTGTATCGCAAGCGCGGCTTCGTCAACGGAAGCGCCTTCGGCGATTACGAGCCGAGCGAGTTCAATCAGTTCCTGCACCTTGACCTGGGATCGGCGCCGGCGATCCCGCGCATTCGACGCGCCGTCGCCGACGATGCGCCGGGTATCGTCGCCGTGCTCGAGGCGGTCGCCTCAGAGCGGGTTCACTCGGCCATCGACCGCGTGTGGACCGTCGAAGAGGAACGACGCTACCTCGATTCGCTCTCGCCTCGAGAGACGATTCATGTCGCCGTCGACGAGACGGGACACATCGTCGGCCTTCAAATCCTCGATCGATGGTCATCGTCGCTCAGCTCGATGGCCCATGTAGGCCAAGTGGGCACGTTTCTTCTGCAGCCGTGGCGCAGGCGCGGCGTCGGCCGTCTCCTGTGGAACGCGACGCGGGCGTTCGCCCGTGACTCGGGATACAGCAAGCTCGTGATCCAGGTTCGAGCCTCCAATGCCGCCGCCCGCGCCTTTTACGAGACCCTCGGATTCCGCGAAGGTGGACGGCTGACACGACAGGTGATCATCGATGGTGTCGAAGACGATGAGCTCCTGATGGAGTTGTTCGTCTAA
- a CDS encoding YihY/virulence factor BrkB family protein has protein sequence MEHTEIRAAGAGGPISGILGRLSRSVAMARQALVLASISFYQSANLTFAASIAYYSLLSLFPFVLLVLSITSRIVVGHNDANGQTLLQIVLRALPGNFEFLTRQVQELAAAPLNLSLAGTLVTLWASMGVFGAITSAINHAWGVERDYSFFMHKVIAFVMMIAAGVITILALVLISAVEIVESRWFAGVLLRFPHLAALSGYAYRNAPTPMFIFVVGLIYYFVPNAQVRLRDVWFGAVVAGALWRLTFDGFAWYVRDFSRFSVHGSIAAVVVFMLWVYFSAVLVLFGAGITAAVARVRKHLPQQAPAAPARR, from the coding sequence GTGGAGCACACTGAGATTCGAGCAGCCGGCGCCGGCGGTCCGATTTCCGGAATCCTGGGCCGGCTGTCGCGCTCCGTGGCGATGGCGCGCCAGGCGCTGGTGCTCGCGTCCATCAGCTTCTACCAGAGCGCGAACCTCACGTTCGCCGCGTCGATCGCCTACTACTCGCTGCTGTCGCTGTTTCCGTTCGTCCTGCTCGTGCTCTCGATCACGAGCCGGATCGTCGTCGGCCACAACGACGCCAACGGGCAGACGCTGCTGCAGATCGTCCTGCGTGCGCTGCCCGGCAACTTCGAGTTCCTCACCAGGCAGGTGCAGGAGCTGGCCGCCGCGCCGTTGAACCTGAGCCTGGCCGGCACGCTCGTCACGCTGTGGGCGTCGATGGGCGTGTTCGGCGCCATCACGTCGGCGATCAACCACGCCTGGGGCGTCGAGCGCGACTACAGCTTCTTCATGCACAAGGTGATCGCGTTCGTGATGATGATCGCCGCCGGCGTCATCACCATCCTCGCGCTCGTGCTGATCAGCGCGGTGGAGATCGTCGAGTCTCGATGGTTTGCGGGCGTGCTGCTGCGGTTTCCGCACCTGGCGGCGCTCTCGGGCTATGCCTACCGGAACGCGCCGACGCCCATGTTCATCTTCGTCGTGGGGCTCATCTACTACTTCGTGCCGAACGCGCAGGTGCGCCTGCGCGACGTCTGGTTCGGCGCCGTCGTCGCCGGCGCCCTGTGGCGGCTGACGTTCGACGGCTTCGCCTGGTACGTACGCGACTTCTCGCGCTTCAGCGTCCACGGGTCGATCGCCGCCGTCGTCGTGTTCATGTTGTGGGTGTACTTCTCGGCCGTGCTGGTGCTGTTCGGCGCCGGCATCACGGCCGCGGTGGCCCGCGTGCGGAAGCACTTGCCTCAACAGGCGCCCGCCGCGCCCGCGCGCCGGTAG
- a CDS encoding GNAT family N-acetyltransferase: protein MEITVAEAPMAVVEALLSVPIAFRVDRVYDVTKQDASGPFILSERLIDSPYIKDYDAISGEGPSQWSRHFELSNWGLIQAHAKGTLVGGAVIAYDTPNVTMLEGRTDLAVLWDIRVSPQFRGQGVGSALFEAAEKWASSRGCRQLKIETQNINVPACRFYARQGCVLGAAHRSAYSQFPDEMQLLWHKDLSVAVIPNPRS, encoded by the coding sequence ATGGAGATCACTGTCGCTGAAGCCCCAATGGCCGTCGTTGAGGCGCTACTCAGTGTTCCGATCGCCTTCAGAGTCGATCGGGTGTATGACGTAACGAAACAGGATGCCTCTGGCCCGTTCATCCTGTCTGAGCGTCTGATCGATTCGCCCTACATCAAAGACTACGACGCTATCAGTGGCGAAGGACCCAGCCAATGGTCCAGACACTTCGAGCTTTCGAACTGGGGCCTGATTCAGGCACACGCGAAGGGCACGCTCGTGGGCGGGGCGGTCATTGCGTATGACACCCCGAACGTCACGATGCTTGAGGGCCGGACTGATCTCGCGGTGCTTTGGGATATTCGGGTTTCACCCCAGTTCCGAGGGCAAGGAGTGGGATCCGCGCTCTTCGAAGCAGCGGAGAAATGGGCATCATCTCGCGGCTGTCGCCAACTCAAAATCGAAACACAGAACATCAATGTGCCCGCGTGCAGATTCTATGCACGTCAGGGCTGCGTGCTTGGGGCGGCACACCGATCGGCATATTCCCAATTTCCAGACGAGATGCAATTGCTCTGGCATAAGGATCTGTCGGTAGCGGTAATCCCCAACCCTCGTTCTTAG